A segment of the Methylomonas paludis genome:
TGCCGTCGCAATTCCCAACTTGACTCGGTGCTGACTCGGCGACAGTATTTTTGTAACCATTTGATGGGAAGCGCAGCCAATGATTTACTCGGTAACGCAAGCTTACGAATTCTGGACAGTTTGGCGAGCTCCTGCAACACGCTATCCAGGCCGATTCGGCCAGCGTCGCCTTTGAGGTGCGACAAACCAAGATCGTCGTCTTTGACGATGGAAGTCTTCTCGACGGCACCATTTTCATCCTTGACGTTTGGCTCTTCGACCGTCAATAGTTTGTCTATCGATGTCTTGGTTTCGGAACTTAGCAGGTTAGCGATGGATTGGAATAGCTCAGCCTCGAAAGCATGAATGGCTGATCGAAGTAACCGTTCTAATGGCGTGGGATCAAGCGGTGCCAACGATTGTCGGGCGAACCACTCAACAGCCAATTCCTTCAATCGATCAAATGGAACATCCAGCACCAAGACTTCAGCGGTCAACCATGTGCGCAGTTTCTGCAAATCCTCACTTGATGAGCGACGTAGTCCCAGAAAGCCCAGGATTTTCTTGCGATGCCGCTGGCCGGTGCGCCCATCCCATTCGTAAATATCCAGATCTGCAACCGCCGAATTGGTTGCATGCGCAAGGTAGACAGCAATCTCGTGCGGTATGCCTTTTTGACTGTCGGGAAAGAAACCTTGAAATTGAAAAAATTTCAATAGAATTGCAAATCCAAGTCTGCCGCTATCCGTGCGGCCAGGAAGCAATGCCGCTTCCGCGACCGATAATGACCAATGCATCTCCAATTCGTCTTCGTTCCAGTGCCACTTCACAAATTCTCCTTGTAACACACCGAAAATGTAGGATGGTGTGCTTTTTGAGAGTCATTTTAGCGTGAGGAGGCATATGCTGCGAAATTACGTGGCGCTTTTTGCAGCTATGTGCACACTACCCCGGATAGTGCTGGGCATACTCTTCCCAGAGCAATTGTTTCGTTAAGCCTTTTTTCTTCAACTCCAGGTGAATGTCTATCCAGACCGGTTCCTGGTATTTGGAAGAAGGCCGGGCATCCGAACGAGGATAAAACTTAAGGGCTAAGGTTTGATCATCCCAATCATCCGGCAGCGGCCAGGATATAGCCAGCTTTTCGGCCAGCTTTAAGATGTTTTGGATGCTGCCGACACTGATTTTGGTGCTGGCGCTGATTTTTCGGATGCTTAATCCGGCGCTGAAACTCAGCCTAAGGACTTCTCTTAAATTTCGCATTGTTGTTCTCTTTGCTGACATTTCCTTTCCAAAAAGGGCGGAAAGAATAGTCTGGTTTGATAAACAATGCGTTAGGTGTGATTCTGGCAACTTGAACAGCTATTCTGGCATGTTGAACACCGATTCTGGAAAATCCAGAAAAGTGTTCAGCTTGAAACCAGAATCGGTGTTCAAATTAAATCAGAATAGGTGTTCAGATTGGGCCGGAATGGGTGTTCAACTTGAGCCAGAATATGCAACAAAGCGCTACACCGCTTCAAACATCGCATCAAACAACTCACTGGGCGCTCGTGGGGCGTCAGCCTAGCTTACCGCTACCGCGAATTGCGCCGCTATATCGTGGGTTGGATGAACTACTTTGCGTTATCGGAATATTACCGACCAGTGCCCGAACTGGATGAATGGCTACGGCGGCGCATGCGCTGCTGCTACTGGAAACAGTGGCGGTGGCCGCGAACCAAGATTAGCCATCTGGTCAGTCTGGGCGTCAGCTTAAAGGAAGCGATCAAAACCGGTGTTAGCTCGAAAGGGCCTTACGCCATGTCGCGGACACCGATTACGCAAATGGCGATGAACAACGAGTGGTTAAAAGCCGAGGGCTTGGTGTCGATCAAAGATCAGTGGGTTCGTTTTCATTACCCTGTTTCAACCGCCTAGTGCGGACCCGCATGCTAGGTGGTGTGGGGAGGGCGAGAGAGAAACTCGCTATTACCCGATTAGGCCTCACCGGAGTTCGATGAACTGGAGGCCTTAAGTTGAACTAGTGGCTTCAGCGGGCGGACGGAAGGTCGCCGCGGAGGCATAAGCGCTGGAATGACCATTGGAGGCGACGACGCCAAAGACGCTGGTAGTCTGAGCTCCAACAGTTCGGCGGTAGAGACACTAGCGCAAATGTCTCGGATTGAGCCGATGTTCAGATTTAGTGGCTTCCTGTTTGCATCTGTCGCCACCTTACCACCTTGGTTAATGAACATTAGCCGCGCGAAGTCAGTCATGCTCTCCCATGACTCCGGATCAATCTTCCCCTCATTCAGATCAACTGCGAACCGAAACTCCTTCTGCCAAGCATAACG
Coding sequences within it:
- a CDS encoding group II intron maturase-specific domain-containing protein, which produces MCNKALHRFKHRIKQLTGRSWGVSLAYRYRELRRYIVGWMNYFALSEYYRPVPELDEWLRRRMRCCYWKQWRWPRTKISHLVSLGVSLKEAIKTGVSSKGPYAMSRTPITQMAMNNEWLKAEGLVSIKDQWVRFHYPVSTA